The following coding sequences are from one Selenomonas sputigena ATCC 35185 window:
- a CDS encoding LytR/AlgR family response regulator transcription factor: MNIAVLDDLPEDLHRLCELLESVCAEHTPRPVIRAFTDDKKFLAYMSSVRADIVFLDIYLGERTGIQTAQILRSFNANCAIIFVTTSREHAVEAFDVTAAHYLIKPVTEAGVREALARTPFFKKERPTIPLTIEYTEQRIPIEYIRYVDADGRRCSFHLTDGTTLSPYMTLARARELLDAMPMFLSCHRSLLVNMDEIHQLTSDGILLSDGTLLPIATRRKSEVERIYRAYMLEKMRAGFLT; encoded by the coding sequence ATGAATATTGCTGTACTGGACGATCTGCCAGAAGATCTGCATCGGCTTTGCGAGCTTCTCGAAAGCGTCTGCGCCGAGCATACGCCGCGCCCCGTGATTCGCGCGTTCACGGACGACAAGAAGTTCCTTGCGTACATGTCCTCCGTACGCGCCGACATCGTCTTTCTCGATATCTATCTGGGGGAGCGCACGGGCATCCAAACGGCACAGATTCTGCGCTCGTTCAATGCGAACTGCGCGATCATCTTCGTGACGACGAGCCGCGAGCACGCGGTGGAGGCATTCGATGTGACGGCGGCGCACTACCTCATCAAGCCCGTGACGGAGGCGGGCGTACGCGAGGCATTGGCGCGTACGCCTTTTTTCAAGAAGGAGCGCCCGACGATCCCGCTCACGATCGAATACACGGAGCAGCGCATACCGATCGAGTACATCCGCTATGTCGATGCCGACGGGCGTCGCTGCTCGTTTCATCTGACGGACGGCACGACGCTCTCCCCCTATATGACGCTCGCCCGCGCACGGGAGCTGCTCGATGCCATGCCGATGTTCCTTTCCTGTCACCGCAGTCTGCTGGTCAATATGGACGAGATCCATCAACTGACTTCGGACGGCATTTTGCTCTCCGACGGCACGCTGCTGCCGATTGCCACGCGCCGCAAAAGCGAGGTCGAGCGCATCTACCGCGCCTATATGCTGGAGAAGATGCGTGCGGGATTTCTGACATAG
- a CDS encoding ion transporter, which translates to MNVLEKALHWKHTQKIITFVIILNAAVLGVLTNRTLSAEEVLFLEAVDKACLVIFTVELIAKLLVYRRSFWSEGWNIFDFVIVLSSIVFISSSISVIRAFRIFRLLKALAEFPELQILVSSMLKAIPSMTWALLLLFIVFYIFAVFGSTMYGDAFPELFGDIGGSMFTLFQVMTFESWATAVARPIMAMYPYAWLYFLVFILLTAITLLNVMVGIVVEAVGTISEAVKQKQAAEAAENAPPEERRADEIEAEIRQHLAQIETLLEKRKDEAI; encoded by the coding sequence ATGAACGTACTGGAAAAAGCGCTTCATTGGAAGCATACGCAAAAGATCATCACCTTTGTCATCATCCTCAATGCCGCCGTATTGGGCGTATTGACGAATCGAACACTGTCCGCCGAAGAAGTCTTGTTTCTCGAAGCAGTCGACAAAGCCTGTCTGGTGATTTTCACCGTTGAGTTGATTGCAAAACTGCTCGTTTATCGGCGAAGTTTTTGGTCAGAGGGCTGGAACATCTTCGACTTCGTCATCGTCCTCAGCTCCATCGTCTTTATCTCCTCCAGCATTTCGGTCATTCGAGCCTTCCGTATCTTCCGACTGCTCAAGGCGCTCGCCGAGTTCCCCGAGCTGCAGATCCTCGTATCGTCCATGCTCAAGGCGATCCCCAGCATGACGTGGGCGCTTCTGCTGCTCTTCATCGTCTTCTATATCTTCGCGGTTTTCGGCAGTACGATGTACGGCGATGCGTTCCCCGAGCTGTTCGGCGACATCGGCGGCTCCATGTTCACGCTGTTCCAGGTCATGACCTTTGAATCGTGGGCGACGGCAGTGGCAAGGCCGATCATGGCGATGTACCCTTATGCGTGGCTATACTTTCTGGTATTCATTCTTCTCACCGCCATCACGCTCTTGAATGTCATGGTAGGCATCGTGGTAGAAGCCGTTGGCACCATCTCCGAAGCCGTCAAGCAGAAGCAGGCGGCGGAGGCGGCGGAGAACGCACCGCCCGAGGAGCGAAGAGCCGATGAAATCGAAGCCGAAATCCGTCAGCACCTCGCACAAATCGAAACATTGTTAGAGAAAAGAAAGGACGAAGCAATATGA